In Cellulomonas wangsupingiae, the genomic window ATGCTGTACGCGCCCAGCACGGCGGAGGGCGGTGTGACCGCGCCCGGTGCGGTGCCGACCGACACCACGGGCTGCACGGCCGACTCCTGGGCCGGCGTCGAGGTGACGGGCGCGATCGCGGTCGTCAGCCGCGGCGTGTGCAGCTTCGGCGAGAAGGCGGTCGCGGCGGAGGCCGCCGGGGCCGTCGGCGTCGTCGTCTACAACAACGTCGAGGAGATGCTGTTCGGCACGCTCGGCGCGGAGGGTCTCGTGCAGGTGCCGGTGGCCGGCATGGGGATGGCCGACGGGCAGGCGGTCGTCGCGGCGATCGCGGCCGGCGGCGCCACGCTCACCCTGGACACCCGGTTCCACACCGAGGAGCAGGAGAGCTTCAACGTCATCGCCGAGACGCGCACGGGTCGCGACGACAACGTCGTCATGCTGGGCGCGCACCTCGACGGCGTCGAGGAGGGCCCCGGGATCAACGACAACGGCACCGGCTCGGCCGTCCTGCTCGAGGTCGCGGTGCAGCTCGCCAAGCAGAAGAAGCACAACAACACCGTGCGTTTCGCCTGGTGGGGTGCCGAGGAGCTCGGGCTGATCGGCTCGACGGCGTACGTCGACGAGCTGGCGACGCAGGAGGGCGAGCTCGACCGCATCGCGACGTACCTGAACTTCGACATGGTCGGGTCGCCCAACTACATCATCGGCGTGTACGACGCGGACCAGTCGACGTACGAGGCCCCGGTCGTGGTCCCCCCGGGCTCGGCGGAGACCGAGGACGTCCTCACGGGGTACTTCGACGCCGTCGGCCAGCCGTGGGTCGACACCGAGTTCTCGGGCCGGTCGGACTACCAGGCGTTCATCGAGAACGGTGTGCCGGCGTCCGGGCTCTTCACCGGCGCGGACGACATCAAGACGGAGGAGGAGGTCGCGCTGTTCGGTG contains:
- a CDS encoding M20/M25/M40 family metallo-hydrolase; the encoded protein is MAARRTTALAGTLAAVLLGASALLVPPAAAHGGGPGHGPGHGPGYAIDAESFARQVTTRGVWRHLEELQRIADRNDGNRAALTAGYEASARYVERTLQRAGYTTTRDPFTFGFEVVDAASLTLGTGEAYEVDQMLYAPSTAEGGVTAPGAVPTDTTGCTADSWAGVEVTGAIAVVSRGVCSFGEKAVAAEAAGAVGVVVYNNVEEMLFGTLGAEGLVQVPVAGMGMADGQAVVAAIAAGGATLTLDTRFHTEEQESFNVIAETRTGRDDNVVMLGAHLDGVEEGPGINDNGTGSAVLLEVAVQLAKQKKHNNTVRFAWWGAEELGLIGSTAYVDELATQEGELDRIATYLNFDMVGSPNYIIGVYDADQSTYEAPVVVPPGSAETEDVLTGYFDAVGQPWVDTEFSGRSDYQAFIENGVPASGLFTGADDIKTEEEVALFGGTAGIRHDPNYHTVADDLSNVSREAIGIMAPAVAFATASLANDTSAINGVSGPGDQGHHHGPWKPGKGKGHWRGHEHGTLEKAS